A stretch of Komagataella phaffii GS115 chromosome 2, complete sequence DNA encodes these proteins:
- a CDS encoding Subunit of the tRNA splicing endonuclease, which is composed of Sen2p, Sen15p, Sen34p, and Sen54p — protein sequence MSKKQSKQYDRPLPINIINLPVVTHNPISWIWCLGSYVKQWFQLKQSVVDIQYCDGIFKVSGSHYMNEVWNSGFIGKGILSRSEPTWLHRTRRRLGLDPLFDESGRLLLTNEETVQIRREERKKFKLKREELEAQENYFKTTGDMTSLQKVTKLKRILIEDNKQLQRKPLRELIMENYSVAGDKKEQTRADSALFIDETHIKDLEYLQLMPVEALFLSFCFGSKVNDFDLFQLFQLCMNRSLEVDNSFILLYMVYHHYKSHGWCVKSGTKFGSDFLLYRRGPPFQHAEFAVLVQPDYKPSDSPSNEWIDISAISRVVGGVNKTLLLTYVTQPTKDAFQQALTMFSESPTPHSLRNLLELYHIDEFIYRRWLPSRNRA from the coding sequence ATGTCGAAGAAACAGAGCAAGCAGTATGATCGTCCTTTGCctatcaatatcatcaatcTACCTGTGGTCACTCACAATCCAATTTCTTGGATCTGGTGTCTAGGTTCTTATGTTAAACAATGGTTCCAGTTGAAGCAGAGTGTAGTCGATATACAATACTGCGATGGTATATTCAAAGTTTCGGGTTCTCACTACATGAACGAAGTTTGGAATAGTGGCTTTATTGGAAAGGGTATATTATCCCGTTCCGAACCCACTTGGTTGCACAGAACTCGAAGAAGGTTGGGGCTGGACCCGCTGTTTGATGAGAGTGGTCGATTGTTGCTTACAAACGAAGAAACCGTTCAGATTCGTCgagaggaaagaaaaaagtttaAGCTTAAGCGGGAAGAACTAGAGGCGCAAGAAAATTATTTCAAAACTACTGGAGATATGACTTCTTTGCAAAAGGtgaccaaattgaaaagaattttgatcGAGGACAATAAGCAACTTCAACGCAAACCGTTACGTGAACTTATAATGGAAAATTACTCGGTGGCTGGAGACAAGAAAGAGCAGACAAGGGCTGATTCTGCTTTATTTATCGATGAGACTCATatcaaagatcttgaatATCTCCAGTTGATGCCAGTGGAGGCCCTCTTTTTATCATTTTGCTTTGGCTCCAAAGtaaatgattttgatttgttTCAGTTGTTCCAACTATGTATGAATCGCTCTTTGGAAGTGGATAACTCTTTCATTTTGTTATACATGGTTTATCATCATTACAAGAGCCACGGCTGGTGTGTAAAATCAGGAACCAAATTTGGATCAGATTTTCTACTGTACCGAAGAGGCCCTCCATTTCAACATGCTGAATTTGCTGTGCTGGTTCAACCTGATTATAAACCAAGCGATTCTCCATCTAACGAATGGATCGATATATCAGCTATCAGCAGAGTAGTTGGCGGTGTTAACAAGACGTTGCTATTGACATATGTTACCCAGCCTACAAAGGATGCATTTCAGCAGGCTTTGACTATGTTTTCAGAGTCTCCAACTCCCcattctttgagaaatctCCTGGAACTGTACCACATTGACGAATTTATATACAGGAGATGGCTACCAAGCCGAAATAGAGCGTGA